From a region of the Janthinobacterium sp. 61 genome:
- a CDS encoding isovaleryl-CoA dehydrogenase → MNAFDTHEVFNQATPFENVNLFASDPALIEALLREGGGAALQELDALGEKLGHAETYALARLANIHKPELQQFDRAGRRIDEVLFHPAWHELMAILVGAGAHAAPWASPGPGAQVARAAAYLLVGQVENGTQCPVTMTYASVPALRQALDLPQIAQRWLPKILSREYDPRSLPVEQKRGALVGMGMTEKQGGSDVRSNTTRAVPVPPDEARALFGDEAGGAWRIVGHKWFFSAPQCDAHLILAQAEEGGLSCFFLPRYLPDGSRNAIRVQRLKDKLGNRSNASSEVEFANAYGWLVGQPGRGIPTILEMASHTRLDCVLGSTGIMRAALTQALHHARQRAVFGKPLVEQPLMQNVLADLALESEAATAFALRLARCFDEKDDPQQAMLARVLTPAGKYWICKRGPGFGAEAMEVLGGTGYVEDAPLARLYRELPVNSIWEGSGNVMCLDVLRAFGKSPAARDALAAELALAGDTDAAFAEYRTRLMAELDGPQADEFGARQLSERIVLAVQAGLLLRHAPPFVAQAFLQSRLLQAPGGAYGRLPAGTDCAAILRRALREY, encoded by the coding sequence ATGAATGCCTTTGACACGCATGAAGTTTTCAACCAGGCCACGCCGTTTGAAAACGTCAATCTCTTCGCCAGCGATCCCGCGCTGATCGAAGCGCTGCTGCGCGAGGGCGGCGGCGCCGCGCTGCAGGAGCTCGACGCGCTGGGCGAAAAGCTGGGCCACGCCGAGACCTACGCGCTGGCGCGCTTGGCCAATATCCATAAGCCCGAGCTGCAGCAGTTCGACCGGGCCGGGCGCCGCATCGACGAAGTGCTATTCCATCCGGCCTGGCATGAGCTGATGGCTATCCTCGTGGGCGCCGGCGCGCACGCTGCGCCCTGGGCGTCGCCAGGGCCCGGTGCCCAGGTGGCGCGCGCGGCCGCCTATCTATTAGTAGGACAGGTGGAAAACGGCACGCAGTGTCCTGTGACGATGACGTATGCCTCGGTGCCCGCCTTGCGCCAGGCCCTTGATCTGCCGCAAATCGCGCAGCGCTGGCTGCCGAAAATCCTCTCGCGCGAATACGATCCCCGCTCCCTCCCCGTGGAACAGAAGCGTGGCGCCCTGGTCGGCATGGGCATGACGGAAAAGCAGGGCGGCTCGGATGTGCGCAGCAATACCACGCGCGCCGTACCCGTGCCGCCGGACGAGGCGCGGGCCCTGTTCGGCGACGAGGCTGGCGGCGCCTGGCGCATCGTCGGCCACAAATGGTTTTTCTCGGCGCCGCAGTGCGATGCCCATCTGATCCTGGCGCAGGCGGAAGAGGGGGGATTGTCCTGTTTCTTTTTGCCCCGCTACCTGCCCGACGGCAGCCGCAATGCCATCCGTGTACAGCGCCTGAAAGATAAGCTGGGCAACCGCTCGAATGCCTCGTCGGAAGTGGAATTTGCCAATGCCTACGGCTGGCTGGTGGGCCAGCCGGGGCGGGGCATTCCCACCATCCTGGAAATGGCCAGCCACACGCGCCTCGATTGCGTGCTGGGCAGCACCGGCATCATGCGCGCCGCCCTGACGCAGGCGCTGCATCATGCGCGCCAGCGGGCCGTGTTCGGCAAGCCGCTGGTCGAGCAGCCCCTGATGCAGAACGTGCTGGCCGACCTGGCGCTTGAATCCGAAGCCGCCACCGCGTTTGCCCTGCGCCTGGCCCGTTGTTTCGATGAAAAGGACGATCCGCAGCAAGCCATGCTGGCCCGCGTGCTGACACCGGCCGGCAAGTACTGGATTTGCAAGCGCGGTCCCGGCTTCGGCGCGGAAGCCATGGAGGTGCTGGGCGGCACTGGCTATGTGGAAGATGCGCCGCTGGCGCGCCTGTATCGGGAGCTGCCCGTCAACTCGATCTGGGAGGGTTCGGGCAACGTCATGTGTCTCGACGTCTTGCGCGCTTTCGGCAAGTCGCCGGCCGCGCGCGACGCCCTGGCGGCCGAGCTGGCGCTGGCCGGCGATACCGACGCCGCCTTTGCTGAGTACCGGACGCGCCTGATGGCCGAACTGGACGGGCCGCAGGCCGATGAATTTGGCGCCAGGCAATTATCTGAGCGCATCGTGCTGGCCGTGCAGGCGGGATTGCTGCTGCGCCATGCGCCGCCCTTCGTTGCGCAGGCATTCCTGCAGTCGCGCCTGTTGCAAGCGCCGGGTGGCGCGTATGGGCGCTTGCCGGCGGGCACTGATTGCGCGGCTATCCTGAGGCGCGCTCTGCGCGAGTATTGA